The Dromaius novaehollandiae isolate bDroNov1 chromosome 4, bDroNov1.hap1, whole genome shotgun sequence genome contains the following window.
TTTGGGAGGGCCGGACTCGGCGCAGCTGGGGGTGGGTGAAACGTGTCCTGgtgcaaatgtgtgtgcatgGTCCGAGCCCTCATGCGAGGGCCTGgtttgctctggagctgcagtcGAGCCATGGGGACTGGGACCGGCGGGCGTGTGGCTGAGCTGAGTCCGTGCCCCTGTCCCCCGTCCCCAGGGTCCGTCAGGTGTCCTGGGCTCGGCCAAGAGTTCGGCATCAGGGCTTGAGCCTTCCTCGCGGCTTGGGCCCCTTCTGGCGTGGGAGCCGGAGGGTGTTTGAGTGCCAAGGAGCCCCCGGGCTCTTCTCTGGCGCTAAGTAACACGGAGGGTTTTCCTGCTCCGGCTTTGTAGGGCAAAGCGAGAGCTGCCTGGACTCTGCCGAGTGGGAGCAGCTTCTGCTCAAGGTACAGCGCTGCCGCGAGGGCAGCAACTACcggtggggaagggggaaggtgtgggtggaaaggtaaccaggagcaggggatccctgagcagggaaatgccggttttgttcagaaaacaggaaacacaggaaagaccccctgcaaaggccctgggggttttgttttgcaaacagctgtggaTCCCAGAGGGTCGTGTCGTGTTGTGCCGTGTCCCGTCGTCGCACGTCGTGACCCGCTCTGCGGGGGCTTCGCTTCAACTTGTGTTTCCCCTAGTTCCTGAGGACGTCGCTGGAGACGATCGAGAGCCAGGCCTGGACCGTGGGCCTGAGCTTGGAGCTGAGCCAGCAGACGGGCAGCTACCCCCGGCCGTCCCGGGAGCAGGTGGGTCCCTGCCGAGGCCTCGTTTCTGCGGGAGCCGAGCGGaacggccgggcgccgcggccagctCAGCCGGGCCTGGTGCGGGCTGGTGCGTCGCGGCCGGCTCTGTGCCGCCAGACCGTGCGTGACCACGTCTGGGGTGGCCGCTTGTCTTTCAGGCCTTCCTGTATAAAGCTgtcggggtgtccctggcagcgtgtCGGCACGTCCCCTACGTCCGCCGGGAAATGAAGAAGTATCTGTTAAGGATGAATTACTTGGAGgtgtctgagagagaggtgagtttcctcttctccccctgcTTTCCCCGGAGCCCCTCGGTATTCCCAGGGGAGCGGCGATCTCTCCGAGCAGAGCGCTCCaggctctcctcctttccttgccGCTGCTGTTCCCGTCGGAGGATATCGCGAGTGTCGCTCGGAGCTTGCCGTGGTGAGTGTCGGCCAGAGGCCGCCTcaccctttcccttgtgttgcaggcGATGATTTCGGTTGTGGCCGGCtctgccgagagccacttccaccttgccttggaggtgctgcaggagtTTGGGGCGTCCATGGAGGAAAGACCAGTGTCCGGGGCTTTCAAACGCCTGAAGGTAAAGGATGCCGGGCGTCCTGGCTCCTTTGtcctctgctttgtttccacTTGCAAACCAGCGGCAgcccaggggtggctgctgcgtggaaagcggggcggctccttcgccgggaggcagcgggagccggggcccGACGGAGGCGCCGGGCTGACGTCTCGCGGCTTCTCCCGCGGCGCAGGAATaccaccaggggaagagagcgggGAGGCACGCGGCCCTCGTGCTGGCCTACGGCCGGAtcgcgctccgcgccccgccggagcagctcctggcccgcgTGGAGAGCGACGTCGTGGGGCGCATCCTGCGGCACTACCGCgccagctgccaggtgggtgcgCGGGCGCAGGGCGGCCACGCAGACGTGGGTCTTCCCCGAAGCTCCCGCGAGCGCCGactgcccccagcgccccgggggcggTTGTGCCCTGCCCGTGCTGGCGGAGGGGGACGCGGCAGCCCTGGTTCGTCCCTGCTGCCCCGCGGGGTCTGTGCGCTCCGGGGCCGCTGCTGCGTGTCCCGCGTCTGTGCGCCTTGGTTCTCTGCCTCTCACCCCACcgcctttccccttccaggtgctgggcttctccttctccaccaaggtaagtcctgccccccggggcctTGCTCGCGGCCCTTCCCGCACCCCTTTCCCCTCGCAGGCGTGCCGGactcgccctcccgctccccgggccgggggccgggggtctcCTTGCGGTGGGTAGCCGGGAAAGCTCGTGCCTCCGCGGGGGGAGCTTCTtcccgggaggggagaggaggtttccTTCCTGCGACCCGCGTGCCGAGCCGAGGTGCCCGAGGCGCTGGGCAGACGCAGTGGCCCTTGCGCGCCGtgctctggggctgggctgcCCGCCGTGCTCCTCGCTGAGCCCTCGGCGCTCTGAGGAGTTCCTCACCGGCGCCGCCGTGTTTCCCTGTGCCGGGACGCAGGACGTGCAGCTCAAGCTGGCGCTGATCCGGAGCGTCGCCGAGGTCAGCCGGGCCGTGCgggtggcggggggctcccgcggcgtggAGCTCTGCCGCAAACGGGAGCTGCTGGACACCTtgctggtgagtgccggggccgggccggtgccgcggggaggTCGGGGCCGAGCCCCGAGGCCGGTCGCCCCGAGGCGCGATGCTCCGCCTTGGCCGCGCGCGACCTCTGGAGCGCCCGGAGCCTGGTGCCGGCGGGAGGGCTCTCGGCGGCCGCCCGCTGCCCACTGTGCGCGTGTCTCCGTGACCTGCAGGGCTTCGTGCAGGGGGAGCCCCGGGATCGCCTGGCGTCCCCCGTGCGCCGGGAGGCGTTTGTGGCCGTGGGGCACTTGAGGTAGGGTCtgtgcgccggggctgcggggggtgtCGTCTGAGCCGCCGCTCTGGGGAGCGGGAGTGAGACGCGtgtgtgtttccctctttctctgccagcaaactgaagcCATCGCTGAGCCGGGAGGAAAACCGCGACCTCCTGGATCAGTGTGTGCAGAGCGtgatgcccctgcctgccctggagccGGCGGAAGAGGAGGGGGCGACGGCGGCGGACGCCGGGCACGTGCAGGTACCTGCCGGCCCTTCTCTGCCGGCCTCTCCGGGGATCCCCCGCAGCAcgcgccgcgctctgcccctGCGGCCGAGCTGGGCGTCTCCGAGCGCGGCCCAACGCCCGTCCTTCTCCCCGCGCTCAGGGTCTGCACGCGCGGACCATGGGGGCTCTCGGCGAGCTGCTGACGGCCCTGCTGGAGGAAGACCTCAGCTCGGACTGGCTCGCGGAGATGCTGCACGTGAGTGTCcgtggggggacggggaaggcGTCACCAGTGCCGGCtgcgtggggagagctgggctgtggaggcggcggggtcagcgcgaggtggccgtggggcaggtctGCGCCGGTGCCCTCCGTGAGGGGCTGCTGGGGACGCAAGGGGCCGCGCCACCGGCTGCCGAGGCGGCAGCTCCTGGGCGGGACtctgggcgggagggaggcgtcTGGGGTGGCGGTGGGCAGGCCGGGACGGCCGGGGGGACCGGTGTGAGCCGGGTGTGCTCTTCCGCAGGTGCTGGAGTACTGGCTCACCTCGGCCAAGGAgtgggagcgggagagggccctgcaggcctgcgccCAGCTGCTGGGCGCTTTCGAGGAGCGATTCGAGCTCACGGTGAGAagggaccccccacccccgcacgccgtgtcccccctccccgctggcTGCGGCCCCGGCAGGGAGCTCTGCCCCACGCCGGGCGCTGGGTTTTGGGTCTcccgggctgtggggctgcaccgctgcctgccccgaTGCCCTGCCACGGCTCGGGCGCCAGCACAGCCGGGAGAGGGAGATCGGCCGCCAGGGCTGCCCGCGACCTCCTCATCGTCCTTGTGTTTCCCCAGGGAGAAACCTCTTTCGGGCCCTTTGGCTCCATGGTGGGACTGCTGGCGCCTTTCACCTGCGACTCGCTGGCCACGTCCTGCCAGCGGgcaggggcctgcctcggccacctcctccgcatacaaggtgagggcagccccctcccggcctcggccagccccccgctgccccccgcgccccacgactgcgcggggccgggctccgtTCTTCCTTCCTCTCGGCCCCTGGGCCAGAGGTGGGTCTCCGTCGCCATCGCCGCCCTTctctcctggtgctccctgcaggcaggacgctggagacgggggccgaggaggacgaggtgcAGCCCTTGTGCCAGCGGCTGAGCGCCCCAGACGCCGAGGCTCTGCGCCAGGCTTCCTCCAGACTCAGAAAGGTGCCtggccccacggcgcggggggagccggtgcccgggctcccgcgcggctccctgcttcgctgccggggccccgctgcgttTTGGGAGAGCCAAGGGAGCAGCAAGCGGCTGTCGAGCGGCACAGAGCAcggcaggccctgcctgcacagctgccccgtaaagccctggcaccctgcggGCCCAGCGAactgccccgccggccgcgcgctCGAGTCTCCTCTCCTTTCCGAAGGGCCGGAGCAGACCTGCGACGTGGCCTCTCCCGTTTCTGATGTCTCCCCAGATCGTCTGCAAACACATCCCGCCAGCGCAGGCCACGGACTTCCTCTCTGCCGCCCTGGACGGGATGCTGTCGGCCCAGTCCGCGTGTGCTCAGGCAGCGGGCAAGTGGCTGCTCACCTTCCTGGAGACGTGCGGGGGGCAGCTGCTCACGGAGGTGAGAGACGCCTTTTCCCGGGGGCTCGGGCCTTCCCGCCTCCGCCGCTGCCGGGCACCTCGTGCAGGTGCCGGGGGCCAAAGAGCCGCCCCTGGTGCGCAGCGCCGAGGGCTCTGTCGAATCCGAGTGCCGGCAGCCTCATCCCGGGGTTGTTCTTCGTCCGGTGGCACTGACCCTGCTGGGCCAAACCCTGGTGGCTCCCACGACGGAGGCAGTTAGAGCTGAGGCACCCAAAGTGCCCAGTTGCTCCCCGGTTCTCGGGCGCGATGCTCAGCCCTCCCGGCCCGAGGAGCCCGGGGTGGCTGCTCGGCGTCGCCCtcggtgggcagcagagatgtgtcccCGTGGCGGTCCGGCGTCCCCCCGCCGCTGCGCAGAGCCTTGGGGCTTTAGGGCTGGGTCCCGAGAACTGGTCGGGGAGCAGGAATTGCTCGTGGGCCGAGTGGCGGTGCCTGGGCCGTGCGGGAGGagcaagagaggatggagacgacGGCTCTTGTGGTCTGCGatcaggtgccagaaatcctgagcatCATCTACGTCCGGATGCcgaccatgcagcaggacaccctccGGCACTTCCTCCTGGAGGCCGTGTCCCTGCTCGCCCTCTACCACCCCGGGGCCGTCAtcgacagcctgctgcagaagcagctgcccatggacaggtacgtgcactgccccggccccacggacgGGCAGGAGCCGCCACCAGCCCCgtggaggccaggagagcgttTGGCGCTGCCGAGGGCGTCGCAGGTGCCAGAGCCCGGGGGCTCACGGGGGAActtctgctcccttgcagtgacaccgaggagctgtggagggtcctgggggggaagtTCTTTGTGGACCACGTCCTGCGGGttctgatggaaaaactgaagaactcgGGAAGCGACCAGCCCAggaccagctctgccaagcccgaggcagaggaggaggaggctgcgctggagcctctcaagGTACGTGCACCGGCTTCGTACCTGACTGCCCAAATCACCCTTCAGCCTGAGGGAGCTCCGCGCACGCCGCGAACACCCCTGAGCCCCCTGGGCCGGTGCCGTGCCGGGCCCTgggcagcgctggcagccgagagcgtttgctgctgccgggctgcaggggagtaaactgcaggcagtgaaggtccccgaggcgggcagggcacaggtgggaaaaggcctcgTTTTCACAGGCGGCTTTGGGTTGCGTTTCTCTGCAGATGACCCGGGCCATCTCTGTGGTGGTGTCAGCGCTGCAGAGCCCGGAGGCTGTGCAGCgcctgctcccggagctgctgccggtgctgctgaagcagatcagcgccacagtgggcaaggagatgccgTCTTCCGCACTCATCACCCggggaaagctgttcctgaagggccACGCGAGCGACGACAATCCTTGCAGGTAGGAGCCGGGGGACAGAGACGCAGGGGCCGGGCTTGGGTCCCCGTAACCTTGattcccagggaggaaggtgccccagggagacttgttttttcccctgggctctatttattttggtttgggtttgtctgtttggttgtagttcttgttttatgagCGTTGGCGTGCTGGTTGGTTTGGTCTCTGTTGGCGTGTTTGTGAGCCGACGGTCCCTGGGGTCCCTAGGCCGGGTGTCTTCGAGCTTGTCGGGCTTCAGGGTTGTGAGAGGTCATTCCAGGGGTGTTTCGCAGCACGAGCGAGCGAAGGCCTCGCGGGCGGCAGCGTTTCCTTCGCCTGTCGCCGTGACTGAGGCCTCGCTGCTCTCTCCTCgcccaggctttccctggagaccctggaggcGGTGCTGCGCACGTGCCTCGACGGGAagtggctgcggctgctgcggcagcagggcgcctgggctgccctggaagaCCCCCGGGCTCACCACGACGGCGTCTGCCTGCTGACCGGGTGAGAGCCCGAGGAGGCGCCTCGCTGCTCCGGGGTGGCCGCGACCCGGGAGGGGCTGGCGGGACCCTTCCCCCGGGCCCGGGCGTCTCGGAGGGGCCGAGCGGAGCCCGCGTGGGAGCGGGGGGATTGCGGGGGCCCGAGGCCGGGTGCCGCCCTGCGTGACCGCGCGtcgcctgcctgtgctctgcgtgcagggtgctgctccgcgccgggaccgtctcgctgcccctggtgctggtgctgacccGGTGGCTGGACGCCCCCTCGGCCAACCTGCGGGTCACGGCCGCGGCTTTCTGTGCGGAGGTGAGGGAGAGGCGGGAGAGGGAGGTTTAGGAGGGCTTTTCTCAGGGTGCCAGCAAGAAGGTGCCGGCAGAAGGTGTCCCGTTCCCGGTGGGAGCAGACCCCCCCTCGTAGCAGCTctctcaggagctgcccttccccggcccctgcccgcccccacccacccacgagccccccgggcacagggcagcgctgccctcagCCTGGCCGAAGCCGCAGCCTGGGCCGGGCCCCAAGGGAagctgccgggcgccggggcggtcggccggggctggcggggcttcctcgtgcggagcccggggcggctgctgctcccgggcctGGTCCGCATCCGTCTGCGGGTGCCGACGGCcgggttgctgtgctgcagctgatgaaggagccgGCGCTGCAGGAGTGGAGGTGCCTCCAGCCCATCGCGAGGgccttgctggagaagctgcgggactcgagcagcaccgtgcggcagatggcagcgcgcggcctgggcaacctggtcagcGGGGCGCCGGAGAAGGTGAGAGGGGCTTTGCTCCGCGCGAAACGCAGCCCTGCGCGACCGGAGAGAtgccggcggggagctgcgggggatGAGAGAGAGCGGGCagcgcagcagaggcagctgcgagTCTCTGCCCCGAGGGCGCTCTGTTCTGGGGCACCGGCCGGGCTGCGGAGGGGACGGAGGTGCCGACGGGCCCCTCGGGCTGCGATGTGCTCGGGGGCTGCTTCTGAGAGCTTCAGCCCCTGGAGGCGACGGGGAAGAGGGGCGGTGGGAGGCAGGGCTAGCGGGAGGCTCACGTGTGCGTCACGCTCGGCAGCTGCGAAAGCACAAGGGAGCGGTGCTGGAggcgctgcggaggggcctggaggacgcggccgcggcggaggtggtggcagagagcctgctggcgctggcgaaggtggtgacggagctgaaggggaaggctgtgggctCCGCCTTCAGGGACATCGCCAGGGCCACCAAGGGGTTCTTCGATGCTGTGAGTGAGCGGCGGTGCCTGGCGCCTGCGCGAAGGGTCCCTCGCGGGCGCgtccgagggggcggcgggggcaggggccgcTGCGGATCGGGAGGGTTCGGGGAAGACGCTTCTCCCTGGGGCGGGCGgaggagctgctgtctgtgcccCCCGTGGGGGTCCTTTCTCCAGGCGTCGTGCTCGACCGGCAGCGCCCGGGTGTTGCAGAAACAGCCGTACGCGGCGTCCCAGTCGCCCGCCTGAGGGCCGGGGTTTCTGGTTGCAGGAGCAGGCGTCGCTGCGCTCGGCGGCCTTCACCCTGTACGGGGTGCTGGCCGCCTCTGCCACGAGCAGGTGGAGGTCTTTCTTCACGGAGGAGCTGGGCAGCACGTGGGCCACCCTCGTCCTGCACCTCCGGGACCCCGACCCGGGCGCCTCCATGGTAAGAGCCCCGGGGGAAGGGAAACGCGAAGCCGGGCGGCAGCTGCAGGGTCTCTGCAGAGCCTCCCCGAACGCGTCCCCGCGCGGTGGCCCCTGCGCCGCCCAGGGTAGCGACTCCAGCGCCCCGGCTCACCTCTCTTTGGCAGGCGTGCCAGGGCGCCCTGCGGCTGTGCGCCCCGTTTCTGGGGCTGCGGAGGGTGCGGCAGGGCCTCGCCGTCAACAcccggctgagcgcggccgagctgctgggcgacgtctgcagccagctggtgaggagccgcgcgcccgggcgcgatggggccgcggggccctcgccggccccgggagagggagggagggagcgggcgacgcgccgagggcggcggggtcgTCTTGCGGCCGAGAAG
Protein-coding sequences here:
- the LOC135328291 gene encoding maestro heat-like repeat-containing protein family member 2B, producing the protein MRRLRALRGLFACGGCWSRPPVREDGGRAAESVPAAVPTFAGRVASLSNRLQEEEGDRAEVYRELERVLQGDDGRVQSAVLARVIAAASRDMRAAQGVTEEVRTAASDVLVALARCHFDSVMCELQCRLRALGEISEDLVFVTLGKLASSYALRCVPFVGMTLFALRTMLSQVGSSRTLRAVCSVLEQWSKAVNSYLGAWEQCSFPRVGQAQLCSSVSPLFGHAVGSWLGCEEEEAKQAVLGAMAAMMGLLVREEEHRERVWEQLPWLLGQYQQVQDSFRVTKALSYFLEILGEVQVPIPQDEVEAIGTAVHRQLSDGSKQHSGEHRSELSSCVLLLARVCPEDTVAFLRSQLGSRSEAARVVSLDLLGALVRPTAERGQSLPLLVQAVRCALGDPSRKVARAALRFTKELLGCSVQSCSAWDLVAHVFATFSQASGRLAQGKLSEAEAQEAADLQALCLDILRSLDVSVRGMTKLLWPRLLQYVVPAQYTGTLVPLCRCLRELAESRGRAGGEDGEEEPNVAASRQRAKLPRPQALLARLLVVAAAPHAGGGCGVAALRLLRALSAEIHGALGMVWAVKIPFLLQCLEGQSESCLDSAEWEQLLLKFLRTSLETIESQAWTVGLSLELSQQTGSYPRPSREQAFLYKAVGVSLAACRHVPYVRREMKKYLLRMNYLEVSEREAMISVVAGSAESHFHLALEVLQEFGASMEERPVSGAFKRLKEYHQGKRAGRHAALVLAYGRIALRAPPEQLLARVESDVVGRILRHYRASCQVLGFSFSTKDVQLKLALIRSVAEVSRAVRVAGGSRGVELCRKRELLDTLLGFVQGEPRDRLASPVRREAFVAVGHLSKLKPSLSREENRDLLDQCVQSVMPLPALEPAEEEGATAADAGHVQGLHARTMGALGELLTALLEEDLSSDWLAEMLHVLEYWLTSAKEWERERALQACAQLLGAFEERFELTGETSFGPFGSMVGLLAPFTCDSLATSCQRAGACLGHLLRIQGRTLETGAEEDEVQPLCQRLSAPDAEALRQASSRLRKIVCKHIPPAQATDFLSAALDGMLSAQSACAQAAGKWLLTFLETCGGQLLTEVPEILSIIYVRMPTMQQDTLRHFLLEAVSLLALYHPGAVIDSLLQKQLPMDSDTEELWRVLGGKFFVDHVLRVLMEKLKNSGSDQPRTSSAKPEAEEEEAALEPLKMTRAISVVVSALQSPEAVQRLLPELLPVLLKQISATVGKEMPSSALITRGKLFLKGHASDDNPCRLSLETLEAVLRTCLDGKWLRLLRQQGAWAALEDPRAHHDGVCLLTGVLLRAGTVSLPLVLVLTRWLDAPSANLRVTAAAFCAELMKEPALQEWRCLQPIARALLEKLRDSSSTVRQMAARGLGNLVSGAPEKLRKHKGAVLEALRRGLEDAAAAEVVAESLLALAKVVTELKGKAVGSAFRDIARATKGFFDAEQASLRSAAFTLYGVLAASATSRWRSFFTEELGSTWATLVLHLRDPDPGASMACQGALRLCAPFLGLRRVRQGLAVNTRLSAAELLGDVCSQLAQESPEHQEMLYVAARRRFLGSCGELQAAALDVAGVLVEHAGLEWLTREEAMPLSATLRVLRSDGDPRVQQAAARLLRDTGLEQPPRRR